A section of the Papio anubis isolate 15944 chromosome 16, Panubis1.0, whole genome shotgun sequence genome encodes:
- the PRELID3B gene encoding PRELI domain containing protein 3B isoform X2 — MQKYPNPMNPSVVGVDVLDRHIDPSGKLHSHRLLSTEWGLPSIVKSLIGAARTKTYVQEHSVVDPVEKTMELKSTNISFTNMVSVDERLIYKPHPQDPDKTVLTQEAIITVKGVSLSSYLEGLMASTISSNASKGREAMEWVIHKLNAEIEELTASARGTIRTPMAAAAFAEK; from the exons ATGCAGAAATACCCAAACCCTATGAACCCAAGTGTGGTTGGAGTTGATGTGTTGGACAGACACATAGATCCCTCTGGAAAGTTGCACAGCCACAGACTTCTCAGCACAGAGTGGGGACTGCCTTCCATTGTGAAGTCT CTTATTGGTGCAGCAAGAACGAAAACATATGTGCAAGAACATTCTGTAGTTGATCCTGTAGAGAAAACAATGGAACTTAAATCTACTAAT aTTTCATTTACAAACATGGTTTCAGTAGATGAGAGACTTATATACAAACCACATCCTCAGGATCCAGACAA AACTGTTTTGACTCAAGAAGCCATAATCACTGTGAAAGGCGTTAGCCTCAGCAGTTACCTTGAAGGACTAATGGCAAGTACGATATCCTCAAACGCTAGTAAA GGCCGAGAAGCAATGGAATGGGTAATACATAAATTAAATGCTGAGATTGAAGAACTGACAGCCTCAGCAAGAGGAACCATAAGGACTCCAATGGCAGCAGCAGCGTTTGCAGAGAAGTGA
- the ATP5F1E gene encoding ATP synthase subunit epsilon, mitochondrial: MVAYWRQAGLSYIRYSQICAKAVRDALKTEFKANAEKASGSSVKIVKVKKE; encoded by the exons ATGGTGGCCTACTGGCGACAGGCTGGACTCAG CTACATCCGATACTCCCAGATCTGTGCAAAAGCAGTCAGAGATGCACTGAAGACAGAATTCAAAGCAAATGCCGAGAAGGCTTCTGGCAGCAGCGTCAAAATTGTGAAAGTAAAGAAGGAATAA
- the PRELID3B gene encoding PRELI domain containing protein 3B isoform X1 yields MKIWTSEHVFDHPWETVTTAAMQKYPNPMNPSVVGVDVLDRHIDPSGKLHSHRLLSTEWGLPSIVKSLIGAARTKTYVQEHSVVDPVEKTMELKSTNISFTNMVSVDERLIYKPHPQDPDKTVLTQEAIITVKGVSLSSYLEGLMASTISSNASKGREAMEWVIHKLNAEIEELTASARGTIRTPMAAAAFAEK; encoded by the exons ATGAAGATCTGGACTTCGGAGCACGTCTTTGA CCACCCATGGGAAACTGTTACAACAGCTGCAATGCAGAAATACCCAAACCCTATGAACCCAAGTGTGGTTGGAGTTGATGTGTTGGACAGACACATAGATCCCTCTGGAAAGTTGCACAGCCACAGACTTCTCAGCACAGAGTGGGGACTGCCTTCCATTGTGAAGTCT CTTATTGGTGCAGCAAGAACGAAAACATATGTGCAAGAACATTCTGTAGTTGATCCTGTAGAGAAAACAATGGAACTTAAATCTACTAAT aTTTCATTTACAAACATGGTTTCAGTAGATGAGAGACTTATATACAAACCACATCCTCAGGATCCAGACAA AACTGTTTTGACTCAAGAAGCCATAATCACTGTGAAAGGCGTTAGCCTCAGCAGTTACCTTGAAGGACTAATGGCAAGTACGATATCCTCAAACGCTAGTAAA GGCCGAGAAGCAATGGAATGGGTAATACATAAATTAAATGCTGAGATTGAAGAACTGACAGCCTCAGCAAGAGGAACCATAAGGACTCCAATGGCAGCAGCAGCGTTTGCAGAGAAGTGA